Genomic DNA from Hordeum vulgare subsp. vulgare chromosome 2H, MorexV3_pseudomolecules_assembly, whole genome shotgun sequence:
GTATAACTCTGAAGTCTATGAACCAAGTGACTATTTCAGGCTTTGCAACTTCGACCGCTTCAGTAATTTGTTGCTACTTTACCATTGGACTTCATCAATCCATTGAAAAAACTGGCAAAGCATAGGGGGGTTGCCGATCAAATTTGTGATCCTAAAACTAAACAATACTATCCTATCAAATTGCTGCACGAGTCCATTATACAAGGCGTGTTCAATGGTTCAGATAGGAGGAGGTGGTACGTCATTGTTGATGCCTACAGTCTACAGACACCAGCAAGCATGTTATCAGATGGTTTTTTTTTGCACACAAATTTCTGGGTCCAAGGTTCTTTATACGTTCAGAATGTTCTGGAGGCTTGCAAGAATATAATGCCTTCTGAAACCCTGAACCAGCTGCTAGTAATTCTATTTCCTATGCTACTCCTTAGTTGGCAGCAGCAAAAAAGTGCCCACAAGCCCATTTGGGAAAATCAGCATTGTTTGCTAGTACAATAAGTTAGAAACAAAAGTACGTCGTTTATATGATTTGTGTAAAGCACAGACTGTCGTGATGGCCATGAAACGAAACTGTCGGTGACGGCGAGCAGAGCATTGTTCCAGCCATATCGGACAGCTGAAAAGATAAAAGATAAGGTCGAGCGTATAATTCAGATAACTGTATCATATGGCTCGACCCTATCTTCCGAGTGGTTGAATTGAATACTGATCAATCTGAATTGAATTGGATTGAATTGAGTTGAATACTGTTCGCACAGCCTGAGCATAATTGGCACAGGTTGGAATATAAAACTGGCACTACCACTGCTATCATATGCTAGTATAATCGGGGTGTGAATCTGCATAGCACATGTTGTTCGTTTACTTCCTCCGGATCAAAACAGAGGCGATACAGGATCCATGACAAGACGGCCAGATCTGTCCGTGTCATTATTTAACCTCTCTCGGATGGAGAAAAGGGACTTTTCCTCCGGTTTTTCCAGGCCCCAACACATGTTTTTTCCTTCAGGTTTGTTTTTCATGGCCTGCTCGCCTTTGCGACAAGCCGAGCGTGCAGCACCGGGAAAGAACAGATAGCAAGACAAAAGCCCCGTACGTGCTGCACTGGTTTAACCCTCACATTTCTCCAGAAGATCGATCACATGATGTGATTCGGCAGCTGAGCACACGCGGCGAGTGAGTAATCGATTAGTTCTGATTAACCAAATGAGAAAAGCGGACAGACAGACTCCATTTCAGATAAACTCCATGATAGTACAGAGAATGCATCGGTTCCGATCACTGAACACTGATCTCTCATCATCATCCTTCTATACAACAAGGTAAATGACTAACCAAAATGGATCGAAGAAAGCTACCCGGCGCATGATCAGCGTTCTTGCTGGCTGGCTACTGGTTTCCTCCACGGGGCGGGCCGGAAACTCTTTCCTGTTAGCAATCCCTCCGATGCAGCGAAGATGGCGCACGCAgatgtagagagagagagaaaaagaacgATCAAATCATCTCATCAGGAGCCTAAATCTGTGGCAAGTCTAGCGCGccgtcatggttgttgttgtcgtcgctgccgctgccgctgccgccgccgccctccatgAACAGTCTGAGCCAGTAGTCCATGTCGCCGTCGGGCTTGCCAAACGCGTCGTGGGGCTCCATGCAGACGTCGTTGAGGTCGTCCAGCGGCATGGACAGCGTCTCCGACCAGAAGCTCTCGTCGATCTGGAACTCCTCCGACTCCTCGGACGAGGTGAAGCACTCCTCCTTGACGGACGCGGACGCGGACGCGGAGCTGCTCCCCGAGTTGCCGTgctgctccgccgccgccgaggcgGTCGACGTCGACTCGGTGACCGTGGATGAGACGGAGCGCTCGGGCGAGGACacgggcgccgccgccgccgccctggcgGTCAGCGCGTTGAGGTTCCTCATCTTGACCTTGCCGTCGCGCTTcctcggcgccgccgccgccgccggcttcTTGCGCTTCTTGGCGACGCCGGCCTCCTCGTGCTGCTCCTGCGCGCTGGGGTCGAGCCGCTTCTTGAGGTGGGTGTGCCACACGTTCTTGATCTCGTTGTCCGTCCTCCCCGGCAGCCTGGCGGCAATCGCGGACCATCTGCGCGCAAGCAAACAACAACACGGATCGAATCCAATCAGCGCGTAGTTCTTGACAGATTGACAAGATGAATTCGGCGACGTTTAATAAATCCGATCGCGACGTGATCTGAAACCGCAGCGCCGCCCCTAGTTTAATGCCGGCACTGAAATCAAGAAGGCGCCCGTGGCCGGAGCGGCCAAACAAGACGGAATCTTTCAAGATCTCGCGCATCACCGGTGATGCAATTAGCCATAATACTATAACAAAGGTGGCCTACACTACTATACGATGCACTTGAGATTTTTATCTTTGtagtataatatatatatatatgtgtgtgcgcgcgcgcgcgcggaGGTGGGACCCGTGATGATAACATATTGTAATTCGGCCccgaaaagaaaaggggaataaACCTGTCTGTTTTGCAATTGAAGCAAAGCAACAATGATTGCCACCATTTTTGCGGAACAGTGAAGATgtgatggaggaggaagacgacaagggGTAAAGGGTGGGGAGGGGGGGAGGGGCACCTGTTGCCGAGCAGCTGGTGCAGCTGGATGATTGACTGCTCCTCCTCGTCGGAGAAGTTGCCGCGCTTGATGTCCGGCCGCAGGTAGTTGATCCACCGGAGCCGGCAGCTCTTGCCGCACCGCAGAAGCCCTGAAACCAGCACAGATCTTTAGCGCCGccgcgcgcgcgagagagagagagagagagagagagaagaaaggACGCCTGAGATGCGTTTGATATATGGACGGACGGCGGGACTCACCGGCTTGCTTGGGCAGCGCGCGCCAGTTGCCGTGGCCGTGGCTGTGGATGTGTGCGACCAGGATCTTGTCCTCCTCCGGCGTCCAGGGCCCCCTCTTCAGGCCCATCTTCTCGCAGCACGGCGCCCTCCCCATCTTCTCGATCCGGATGCGTGCGCGCGTGCGTGCTGGATGCGCGAGTCCCCTCTGTGCCTGTCTTTGACTCTTTGggggagaagagaagaagggagCACGGGCACGGCTAGCCTGGCCGGGGTGCCTGTGGATGCCGCGGAGTAATGGCGGAGTCGCGGGGGGTGTCCGGGTATTTAATGCCCGGCTGTGGGGGcgccctgctctgctctgctgAAACGTTTTTCAGAGGCCCAATTCTGGTTTCTCGTGTTGTGCCATGGCAACTTCGCCGAAGGAACCCACCAAAGGTGGCCGTGGCTAAACTAAACTAGACCAGCATGAGGCGCAATTGTTCCTCCACTCTCCCGTTTACTGTGATTTTTTAGACTACTTTTACTCTCTATACTTTTCTTCCGTTTCATTCGCTTTGGAGGGGGTGGTGTCTACTCCTGATACTAAGAAAGTTGTGATGGTGGAAATCTGGGAGGATGCGCCGGAAGATTTTCAGGAAAAGATTTACTTGCTCCATGAATGGTCAATGCTCAGGGTATGCTACATCGGTGAATCAACGTCATGATGCAGATACGGCCGT
This window encodes:
- the LOC123427245 gene encoding transcription factor MYB4-like gives rise to the protein MGRAPCCEKMGLKRGPWTPEEDKILVAHIHSHGHGNWRALPKQAGLLRCGKSCRLRWINYLRPDIKRGNFSDEEEQSIIQLHQLLGNRWSAIAARLPGRTDNEIKNVWHTHLKKRLDPSAQEQHEEAGVAKKRKKPAAAAAPRKRDGKVKMRNLNALTARAAAAAPVSSPERSVSSTVTESTSTASAAAEQHGNSGSSSASASASVKEECFTSSEESEEFQIDESFWSETLSMPLDDLNDVCMEPHDAFGKPDGDMDYWLRLFMEGGGGSGSGSDDNNNHDGALDLPQI